From the Solanum stenotomum isolate F172 chromosome 4, ASM1918654v1, whole genome shotgun sequence genome, one window contains:
- the LOC125862790 gene encoding rho GDP-dissociation inhibitor 1-like: MSAIVEPISPSKALIMDTMMDENNQQENMKMLDDESLREEQLLESDYSTSDEGMFLVSKFTIHINELEPEVQEPKLYIICPERPELVLCEPFFSTPKECLFTLKEASRYKLKFSFTVSNNVVCGLKYINTTWKTGVRVDKSQVMLGTFEPRKEPYVYELEEDVTPSGVFARGLYTTRTQVIDEKERCYVDITYYFDIQRQWPESP, from the exons ATGTCAGCTATTGTTGAACCAATCTCACCAAGCAAGGCCTTGATCATGGACACAATGATGGATGAAAATAATCAACAAGAGAATATGAAGATGCTG gaTGATGAAAGTTTGAGGGAGGAGCAACTTCTTGAGAGTGATTATAGCACTTCAGATGAAGGTATGTTCTTGGTGTCCAAATTTACAATTCATAtc aatgAATTAGAACCAGAAGTACAAGAaccaaaattatacataatttgtCCTGAGAGACCAGAGTTAGTGTTATGTGAGCCATTCTTTTCCACACCTAAAGAATGTCTCTTCACTCTCAAGGAAGCAAGTAGatacaaactcaaattttcatttACTGTCTCCAACAATGTTGTTTGTGGTCTCAAATACATCAACACTACATGGAAAACTGGTGTAAGAG TTGATAAGTCTCAAGTGATGTTGGGAACTTTTGAACCTCGAAAAGAGCCATATGTATATGAATTAGAAGAAGATGTCACACCTTCTGGTGTCTTTGCAAGGGGTTTATATACTACAAGAACACAG GTTAtagatgaaaaagaaagatgctATGTGGATATCACATACTACTTTGACATTCAAAGGCAATGGCCTGAAAGCCCCTAA